Proteins encoded within one genomic window of Streptomyces kaniharaensis:
- a CDS encoding acyl-CoA carboxylase subunit beta, producing MTVLPTRVDPAGPDHAEHRAAMLGKLADLDAEHAKALAGGGPRYVERHRARGKLLPRERIELLVDPDSPFLELSPLAAWGSDHPVGAALVTGIGVIEGVECVITANDPTVRGGASNPWTLRKALRANEIALNNRLPLVNLVESGGADLPSQKEIFIPGGALFRDLTRLSAAGIPTVAVVFGNSTAGGAYVPGMSDHTVLVRERAKVFLGGPPLVKMATGEEADDESLGGAEMHARVSGLADHFAVDEADALRQARRIVARLDHRKPGPDPDPRAEPPRYDVEELLGIVPGDLKVPFDPREVIARIVDGSDFDEFKPLYGTSLATGWARLHGYPVGILANAQGVLFSAESQKAAQFIQLANQRDVPLLFLHNTTGYMVGKDYEQGGIIKHGAMMINAVSNSRVPQISVLMGASYGAGHYGMCGRAYEPRFLFAWPSAKSAVMGPQQLAGVLSIVARQSAAAKGQPYDEDADAAIRAMVEQQIEAESLPVFLSGRLYDDGVIDPRDTRTVLGLCLSAIHNAPVEGARGYGVFRM from the coding sequence GTGACCGTGCTGCCCACCCGCGTCGACCCGGCCGGGCCCGACCACGCCGAGCACCGCGCCGCGATGCTCGGCAAGCTCGCCGACCTCGACGCCGAGCACGCCAAGGCGCTGGCCGGCGGCGGCCCCAGGTACGTCGAACGCCACCGCGCCCGCGGCAAGTTGCTGCCGCGCGAGCGGATCGAGCTGCTGGTCGACCCGGACTCGCCGTTCCTGGAGCTGTCCCCGCTGGCCGCCTGGGGCAGCGACCACCCGGTGGGCGCGGCGCTGGTCACGGGCATCGGCGTGATCGAGGGCGTCGAGTGCGTGATCACCGCCAACGACCCGACGGTGCGCGGCGGCGCCAGCAACCCCTGGACGCTGCGGAAGGCCCTGCGCGCCAACGAGATCGCGCTGAACAACCGCCTCCCGCTGGTGAACCTGGTCGAGTCGGGCGGCGCCGACCTGCCCAGCCAGAAGGAGATCTTCATCCCCGGCGGCGCCCTCTTCCGTGACCTCACGCGCCTGTCCGCCGCCGGGATCCCCACCGTCGCCGTGGTGTTCGGCAACTCGACGGCCGGCGGCGCCTACGTGCCGGGCATGTCCGACCACACCGTGCTGGTCAGGGAGCGCGCCAAGGTGTTCCTCGGCGGCCCGCCGCTGGTGAAGATGGCCACCGGGGAGGAGGCCGACGACGAGTCGCTGGGCGGCGCCGAGATGCACGCCCGCGTCTCCGGCCTGGCCGACCACTTCGCGGTGGACGAGGCGGACGCGCTGCGCCAGGCCCGCCGGATCGTCGCCCGGCTGGACCACCGCAAGCCGGGCCCGGATCCCGACCCGCGCGCCGAGCCGCCGAGGTACGACGTGGAGGAGCTGCTGGGCATCGTCCCGGGCGACCTCAAGGTGCCGTTCGACCCGCGCGAGGTGATCGCCCGGATCGTCGACGGTTCCGACTTCGACGAGTTCAAGCCGCTCTACGGCACCAGCCTGGCCACCGGCTGGGCCCGCCTGCACGGCTACCCGGTCGGCATCCTGGCGAACGCGCAGGGCGTGCTGTTCAGCGCGGAGTCCCAGAAGGCCGCCCAGTTCATCCAGTTGGCCAACCAGCGCGACGTCCCGCTGCTGTTCCTGCACAACACCACCGGCTACATGGTCGGCAAGGACTACGAGCAGGGCGGCATCATCAAGCACGGCGCGATGATGATCAACGCGGTGTCCAACTCCCGGGTGCCGCAGATCTCGGTGCTGATGGGCGCCTCCTACGGGGCCGGCCACTACGGCATGTGCGGGCGGGCGTACGAGCCGCGGTTCCTGTTCGCCTGGCCGAGCGCCAAGTCCGCGGTGATGGGCCCGCAGCAGCTCGCCGGGGTGCTGTCGATCGTGGCCCGCCAGTCGGCCGCCGCGAAGGGGCAGCCGTACGACGAGGACGCCGACGCGGCGATCCGGGCGATGGTCGAGCAGCAGATCGAGGCGGAGTCGCTGCCGGTGTTCCTCTCCGGCCGGCTCTACGACGACGGCGTGATCGACCCGCGCGACACCCGGACGGTGCTCGGCCTCTGCCTGTCCGCGATCCACAACGCGCCGGTCGAGGGCGCGCGCGGTTACGGCGTCTTCCGGATGTGA
- a CDS encoding acyclic terpene utilization AtuA family protein: protein MLTDGPLDVLTGDYLAELTMLILARDRLRDPSLGYARTFLRQMEECLGLARERGVRIVVNAGGLNPARLAAELRKLAQRQGIAAAVAHVEGDDVLQRSAELGLPDGLLAANAYLGAFGVAACLAEGADVVVTGRVTDAALVVGPAIAHFGWTPDDLDALAGAVVAGHVLECGAQATGGNYAFFREHDMTRPGFPIAELHADGSSVITKHPGTGGAVTTGTVTAQLLYETGGPRYLGPDVTARLDSVRLTREGPDRVRIDGVRGEAPPPTLKVGLNRLGGHRNEVTFVLTGLDIEAKAALVQRQFTDALPPAERPAELRWTLARTDHPDAPTEEAASALLRLTARDPDPAKVGRELGKAAVELGLAGYPGFHLTAPPGSGAPYGVFTAAHVDAKAVEHIAVLPDGRRLSIAPAPVTAQALSEQTESQLPERLPPAPTRRAPLGLVAGARSGDKGGDANLGVWARDEDGWRWLAHTLTVELLRELLPETVDLPITRHVLPNLRALNFTISGLLGEGVAAQHRFDPQAKALGEWLRSRHLDVPEMLLDRPEELL from the coding sequence ATGCTCACGGATGGGCCGCTGGACGTGCTGACCGGGGACTACCTGGCGGAGCTGACGATGCTCATCCTGGCCAGGGACCGGCTGAGGGACCCGTCGCTGGGGTATGCGAGGACGTTCCTGCGGCAGATGGAGGAGTGCCTCGGTCTGGCCCGGGAGCGCGGCGTGAGGATCGTGGTGAACGCGGGCGGGCTCAACCCGGCCCGGCTCGCCGCCGAGTTGCGGAAGCTGGCGCAGCGCCAGGGCATCGCGGCGGCCGTCGCCCACGTCGAGGGCGACGACGTGCTCCAGCGCAGCGCCGAACTCGGCTTACCGGACGGCCTGTTGGCTGCCAACGCCTACCTCGGCGCGTTCGGCGTCGCCGCCTGCCTGGCCGAGGGTGCGGACGTCGTGGTGACCGGCCGGGTCACCGATGCGGCGCTGGTGGTCGGGCCGGCGATCGCCCACTTCGGCTGGACACCCGATGACCTGGACGCCCTGGCCGGGGCCGTCGTCGCCGGGCACGTGCTGGAGTGCGGCGCCCAGGCGACCGGCGGGAACTACGCGTTCTTCCGCGAGCACGACATGACCAGGCCCGGCTTCCCGATCGCCGAGCTGCACGCCGACGGCTCCAGCGTGATCACCAAGCACCCGGGCACCGGCGGCGCCGTCACCACCGGCACCGTCACCGCCCAACTCCTGTACGAGACAGGGGGTCCGCGCTATCTCGGGCCGGACGTCACGGCTCGCCTGGACAGCGTCCGGCTCACCCGGGAGGGCCCGGACCGGGTGCGGATCGACGGGGTGCGCGGCGAGGCCCCACCGCCCACGCTGAAGGTGGGGCTGAACCGCCTCGGCGGCCACCGCAACGAGGTGACGTTCGTGCTCACCGGGCTCGACATCGAGGCCAAGGCCGCCCTGGTGCAACGGCAGTTCACCGACGCGCTACCGCCAGCCGAGCGCCCGGCCGAACTCCGCTGGACCCTCGCCCGCACCGACCATCCCGACGCGCCCACCGAGGAGGCGGCCTCCGCGCTGCTGCGCCTCACCGCCCGTGACCCCGACCCTGCCAAGGTCGGGCGCGAACTCGGCAAGGCCGCAGTGGAGTTGGGCTTGGCAGGCTACCCGGGCTTCCACCTCACCGCCCCACCCGGCTCGGGCGCGCCGTACGGGGTGTTCACCGCCGCCCACGTGGACGCGAAGGCCGTCGAGCACATCGCCGTCCTGCCGGACGGCCGCCGCCTGAGCATCGCCCCCGCGCCGGTCACAGCCCAAGCGCTCAGCGAACAAACCGAGTCGCAGCTCCCGGAGCGGCTCCCGCCCGCCCCCACCCGCCGCGCCCCGCTCGGCCTGGTGGCCGGTGCCCGCAGCGGGGACAAGGGCGGGGACGCCAACCTCGGCGTCTGGGCCCGCGACGAGGACGGCTGGCGCTGGCTCGCGCACACCCTCACCGTAGAGCTCCTGCGTGAACTCCTGCCCGAGACAGTCGACTTGCCAATCACCCGGCACGTCCTCCCGAACCTCCGCGCCCTCAACTTCACCATCAGCGGTCTGCTCGGCGAGGGTGTCGCCGCCCAGCACCGCTTCGACCCGCAGGCCAAGGCGCTGGGGGAGTGGCTGCGCTCCCGCCACCTCGATGTCCCGGAGATGCTCCTCGACCGCCCGGAGGAACTGCTGTGA
- a CDS encoding TnsA-like heteromeric transposase endonuclease subunit: MKEEILNREDSLVGTRPVRQSRPPSRVKGFDVGYVDGDGVERRVPLRRARAVRFEDGLPVRSFPSYRGQRSYPGLYWSATTGGHVGFESWLERDHAVALDFDPQVIGYASQPMWLFWEGESGRVRCHAPDFFARLSDGRAMVIDSRPVECRSDERDIATFAATKLACAQAGWDYALWGEADEVWVANVRWLAGYRHARCRNEAVANRLQRYFARPGMLLAGAEETGDPIATLPVLFHLLWRQELTTDLSVLLSDRTVVHATANRPGEQ; encoded by the coding sequence TTGAAGGAGGAAATCCTGAACCGGGAGGACAGCCTGGTGGGTACGCGACCAGTCCGACAGAGCAGGCCACCGAGCCGAGTCAAGGGGTTCGACGTCGGCTACGTCGACGGCGACGGTGTGGAGCGCCGGGTGCCGCTTCGGCGGGCTCGCGCGGTGCGGTTCGAGGACGGTCTTCCTGTGCGTTCGTTCCCTTCCTATCGTGGGCAGCGGAGCTACCCGGGGCTGTACTGGTCGGCCACGACCGGCGGGCATGTGGGCTTCGAGTCCTGGCTGGAACGCGATCACGCCGTGGCATTGGACTTCGATCCGCAGGTCATCGGGTATGCCTCACAGCCGATGTGGCTGTTCTGGGAAGGCGAGTCCGGCCGGGTCCGCTGCCACGCACCGGACTTCTTCGCCAGGTTGTCGGACGGCCGCGCGATGGTGATCGACTCGCGCCCCGTGGAGTGCCGCTCCGACGAGCGTGACATCGCGACGTTCGCGGCTACGAAGCTCGCTTGCGCGCAGGCGGGTTGGGACTACGCCCTGTGGGGCGAAGCGGACGAGGTATGGGTGGCAAACGTGCGCTGGCTGGCCGGCTACCGACACGCTCGTTGCCGCAATGAAGCCGTCGCGAACCGTCTGCAACGGTACTTCGCGCGTCCGGGGATGCTACTGGCCGGAGCTGAGGAAACTGGTGATCCGATCGCCACGCTGCCGGTTCTCTTTCATCTTCTGTGGCGCCAGGAGCTGACGACGGACCTGTCCGTCCTGCTCAGCGATCGCACGGTGGTTCACGCGACCGCGAACCGGCCGGGTGAGCAGTGA
- a CDS encoding Mu transposase C-terminal domain-containing protein: MNEFAASGVLRVGDRVVFSGREHTVVAISGTSIRLLSASGDQSVVLLAYLQAAPDFSVVGAGAAPRATAHGLLDSVPAKVAERARLWEQHLVELESGLLPGVPPGTPPRPEYDPMRATLAQRVAAKARELTALGIPAEVRTVQRMRKRYREQGVWGLVDGRRTQRRTATGNVDSRVVSAVAAVVERQTSESTGTKSRILRLVEEQLTTNYGPGSVPMPSRATFYRLLDTLTAGRHTFGSATTRRQTANRPEGVFTPTMAARPGEQVQIDTTPLDVMAVMDDGVVGRPELTIALDIATRTICAAVLHPARAKAVDAALMLARIVVPEPMRPNWAEALRMSASRIPHARLLDIDARLEQVAARPVIVPETIVIDHGRVFVSETFVRACRTLEISVQPARPRTPTDKGVVERTFSSINTLFCQHVAGYTGRDVTRRGASPEEGAAWPVADLQDLLDEWIVAGWQSRPHDGLRHPYLSGRPLSPNEAYAAMVAASGYVPLAPSGDDYIEMLPAVWRTVNDYGIRIDHRTYNSTDLAPLRRQHSGIGIKNGQWEVHYDPYDLSRVWVRDHRQGGWILAQWTHLPMVQQPFAEFTWRYARRIATERGMDSSNETAVAVLLAGLLRRAEAGPGPEQRATARTRAAAAMPRRLPSALIPAQASVPPAETAPADEPDAEIVEAEIIETDDIEPFGVFDPFEDGGSW; encoded by the coding sequence GTGAATGAGTTCGCCGCATCCGGCGTCCTTCGGGTCGGTGACCGTGTCGTCTTCAGCGGCCGAGAGCACACCGTCGTTGCGATCTCGGGGACCTCGATCCGGCTACTGTCCGCTTCCGGAGACCAGAGCGTCGTGTTACTGGCCTACCTGCAGGCCGCGCCGGATTTCTCCGTGGTCGGAGCTGGCGCGGCACCGAGAGCCACGGCGCACGGCCTCCTGGACAGTGTTCCGGCCAAGGTCGCGGAACGCGCCCGGCTCTGGGAACAGCACTTGGTGGAGTTAGAGAGCGGACTTCTACCCGGTGTCCCGCCTGGCACACCGCCCCGGCCAGAGTACGACCCGATGCGGGCGACGTTGGCTCAGCGGGTGGCAGCGAAGGCTCGTGAGCTGACGGCCCTCGGCATTCCCGCAGAGGTGCGGACGGTGCAGCGCATGCGGAAGCGCTACCGGGAGCAAGGCGTGTGGGGGCTGGTGGACGGCCGTCGCACACAGCGACGCACGGCTACAGGGAACGTCGACTCCCGGGTCGTGTCCGCGGTCGCCGCGGTTGTCGAGCGCCAGACCTCGGAATCGACTGGAACCAAGTCGCGGATCCTGAGGCTGGTGGAAGAGCAGCTGACGACCAACTATGGGCCCGGATCGGTACCCATGCCATCGCGGGCAACCTTCTACAGGCTCCTGGACACTCTCACGGCGGGCCGCCATACCTTCGGCTCGGCAACGACCCGGCGACAGACGGCCAATCGCCCAGAAGGCGTCTTCACCCCCACCATGGCCGCCCGGCCCGGCGAGCAGGTGCAAATCGATACCACCCCGCTGGACGTGATGGCGGTCATGGACGACGGCGTCGTTGGTCGCCCTGAGCTGACAATCGCCTTGGACATCGCTACTCGGACCATCTGCGCGGCCGTGCTGCATCCCGCGCGGGCCAAAGCCGTTGACGCGGCGCTGATGCTGGCACGCATTGTCGTCCCGGAACCGATGCGTCCGAACTGGGCCGAGGCGCTTCGGATGTCGGCCTCGCGAATTCCGCACGCACGCCTGCTGGATATCGACGCGCGGCTGGAGCAGGTAGCCGCAAGGCCGGTGATCGTTCCGGAGACGATCGTGATCGACCACGGGAGAGTGTTCGTGTCGGAGACCTTCGTGCGGGCTTGTCGCACCTTGGAGATCTCCGTCCAGCCGGCGCGGCCCAGGACGCCCACGGACAAGGGCGTGGTCGAGCGCACGTTCTCCTCCATCAACACCCTGTTCTGCCAGCACGTCGCGGGCTACACCGGCCGAGATGTGACCAGGCGGGGCGCAAGCCCGGAAGAGGGCGCCGCTTGGCCGGTCGCCGATCTTCAGGACCTTCTGGACGAGTGGATCGTGGCGGGCTGGCAGTCTCGCCCGCACGACGGACTGCGGCACCCCTACCTGTCCGGCCGGCCTCTTTCACCGAACGAGGCGTACGCGGCGATGGTCGCCGCCAGCGGCTACGTACCGCTGGCCCCGAGCGGAGACGACTACATCGAGATGCTTCCCGCAGTCTGGCGGACCGTCAACGATTACGGCATCCGCATTGACCACCGCACCTACAACAGCACCGACCTCGCTCCGCTAAGGCGCCAGCATTCCGGTATCGGGATCAAGAACGGCCAGTGGGAGGTTCACTACGACCCCTATGACCTGAGCCGAGTGTGGGTCCGCGACCATCGGCAGGGCGGCTGGATCCTCGCCCAGTGGACCCACCTGCCCATGGTCCAGCAGCCGTTCGCGGAGTTCACCTGGCGCTACGCTCGCCGGATCGCCACCGAACGCGGCATGGACTCCAGCAACGAGACGGCCGTCGCGGTACTCCTGGCCGGCCTGCTCAGGCGGGCCGAGGCAGGCCCTGGCCCAGAGCAGCGCGCCACTGCGCGGACCCGTGCAGCCGCTGCAATGCCGCGCCGGCTCCCATCTGCGCTCATTCCCGCGCAAGCGTCTGTCCCACCCGCCGAAACAGCCCCGGCAGACGAACCTGACGCCGAGATCGTGGAGGCCGAGATCATCGAAACCGACGACATCGAACCATTCGGGGTCTTCGACCCATTCGAGGATGGTGGGTCATGGTGA
- a CDS encoding TniB family NTP-binding protein has product MVRTGDDELDFQPLVTREGWRAFADAPRPEAPTLLPEAAWLGLDPLERDAYDRARMTHHMRLLVVATPAIRHITTTGRKLLAYNAPKATGRRGLIVSGPSGTGKSTAVQQLGKKYHVDTMRQANPHSDRIPVAYIVVPSGATPKMLSIELASFLGLPIRPRASQHEITNAVCTVLRKVRCGMVIVDEIHNLDLSTRAGAEASDQLKYFYEQIRATFVYAGIDVAEHGLFSGLRGRQIAGRFLTIHTSAFGDNGAEERSDWKKIIATMEQALRLHRHAPGSLVRLAPYLQERSAGSIGALDQLIHQAANDAITDGTERITKRHLDEILLDTASQGEPWALPAPQGRPGRKAAS; this is encoded by the coding sequence ATGGTGAGGACCGGGGACGATGAGCTCGACTTCCAGCCACTGGTGACCCGCGAGGGCTGGAGGGCCTTCGCGGATGCCCCTCGTCCCGAAGCGCCCACCCTGCTTCCGGAGGCCGCTTGGCTCGGCCTCGACCCGCTGGAACGTGACGCCTACGACCGCGCGCGGATGACCCACCACATGAGGCTACTCGTCGTCGCCACCCCAGCTATCCGGCATATCACGACGACAGGAAGAAAGCTGCTGGCCTACAACGCCCCCAAGGCCACCGGACGCCGAGGCCTAATCGTCTCCGGCCCCAGCGGCACGGGTAAGTCCACAGCCGTGCAGCAACTCGGCAAAAAATACCACGTCGACACGATGCGGCAGGCCAATCCCCACAGCGACCGCATTCCCGTCGCCTATATCGTCGTCCCTTCCGGCGCGACGCCGAAGATGCTCTCTATCGAACTCGCGTCGTTCCTCGGACTGCCCATTCGTCCCCGCGCGAGTCAACACGAGATCACCAACGCCGTCTGCACTGTTCTACGGAAGGTGCGGTGCGGCATGGTCATCGTCGACGAGATCCATAACCTCGATCTTTCGACACGCGCGGGCGCGGAGGCGTCGGACCAGCTCAAGTACTTCTATGAGCAGATCCGCGCGACGTTTGTCTACGCGGGTATCGACGTTGCCGAGCACGGCCTGTTCTCTGGGCTACGCGGCCGACAAATCGCCGGACGGTTCCTGACGATTCACACATCGGCATTTGGTGACAACGGCGCCGAAGAACGCTCGGACTGGAAGAAGATCATTGCCACGATGGAACAGGCATTGCGGCTCCACCGGCATGCCCCGGGCAGTCTCGTCAGGCTTGCCCCCTATCTTCAGGAGCGATCTGCGGGCTCGATCGGTGCCCTGGACCAGCTGATCCATCAGGCCGCCAACGACGCCATCACCGATGGCACCGAGCGAATCACCAAGAGGCACCTGGACGAGATTCTGCTGGACACCGCATCACAGGGCGAGCCCTGGGCCCTCCCGGCACCTCAAGGCCGTCCAGGACGGAAGGCGGCGTCATAA